Below is a genomic region from Lonsdalea populi.
CCAGCGAGGAACGTTCCCCAAAAGAGATGCAGACGTTTTTTAACGGCTATCCAGGCATATTACTTCTGTTTGACCGCCGGTCACCCTCCAGCGCACGTTGAATTCCAATAATAGCGCGGCATATTCCTTCTCATCACTGCTCGTTTTGCGATAGGCCGGACGTGGATCCTGTGCCAATACCTGCGTGATGAAGCGGCGTAACTGGGGATAGCGATTGCTCCATGCGATCAGCTGTTGTTCCGCCAGAGGAGAAAATACCACGGGCATGTTTGCGTCCGGCGCACAGGTCGCAAAACCGGCTTGTGCCTGTGGCTGGCTCTCGGCGAAGGGAAGGTAGGGTTTAATATCGATCACAGGCGTGCCATCCACCAGGTCCAGGCTACCGAGTTCCA
It encodes:
- the tsaA gene encoding tRNA (N6-threonylcarbamoyladenosine(37)-N6)-methyltransferase TrmO, with product MSEFSFDQVGVIRSPYKEKFAVPRQPGLIEDGGGELHLLPPYNQPEAVRGLSDFSHLWVLFVFHQTASAGWRPTVRPPRLGGNTRMGVFATRSTFRPNPVGMSLVELKGMRADKHELVLELGSLDLVDGTPVIDIKPYLPFAESQPQAQAGFATCAPDANMPVVFSPLAEQQLIAWSNRYPQLRRFITQVLAQDPRPAYRKTSSDEKEYAALLLEFNVRWRVTGGQTEVICLDSR